From one Macaca nemestrina isolate mMacNem1 chromosome 3, mMacNem.hap1, whole genome shotgun sequence genomic stretch:
- the LOC105493292 gene encoding interleukin-15 isoform X3, whose amino-acid sequence MVLGTIDLCSCFSAGLPKTEANWVNVISDLKKIEDLIQSMHIDATLYTESDVHPSCKVTAMKCFLLELQVISHESGDTDIHDTVENLIILANNILSSNGNITESGCKECEELEEKNIKEFLQSFVHIVQMFINTS is encoded by the exons ATGGTATTGGGAACCATAGATTTGTGCAG CTGTTTCAGTGCAGGGCTCCCTAAAACAGAAGCCAACTGGGTGAATGTAATAAGtgatttgaaaaaaattgaagatctTATTCAA TCTATGCATATTGATGCTACTTTATATACAGAAAGTGATGTTCAC cccAGTTGCAAGGTAACAGCAATGAAGTGCTTTCTCTTGGAGTTGCAAGTTATTTCACATGAGTCCGGAGATACAGATATTCATGATACAGTAGAAAATCTTATCATCCTAGCAAACAACATCTTGTCTTCTAATGGG AATATAACAGAATCTGGATGCAAAGAATGTGAGGaactagaggaaaaaaatattaaagaatttttGCAGAGTTTTGTACATATtgtccaaatgttcatcaacactTCTTGA
- the LOC105493292 gene encoding interleukin-15 isoform X1, with protein sequence MRISKPHLRSVSIQCYLCLLLNSHFLTEAGIHVFILGCFSAGLPKTEANWVNVISDLKKIEDLIQSMHIDATLYTESDVHPSCKVTAMKCFLLELQVISHESGDTDIHDTVENLIILANNILSSNGNITESGCKECEELEEKNIKEFLQSFVHIVQMFINTS encoded by the exons ATGAGAATTtcg AAACCACATTTGAGAAGTGTTTCCATCCAGTGCTACTTGTGTTTACTTCTAAACAGTCATTTTCTAACTGAAGCTGGCATTCATGTCTTCATTTTGGG CTGTTTCAGTGCAGGGCTCCCTAAAACAGAAGCCAACTGGGTGAATGTAATAAGtgatttgaaaaaaattgaagatctTATTCAA TCTATGCATATTGATGCTACTTTATATACAGAAAGTGATGTTCAC cccAGTTGCAAGGTAACAGCAATGAAGTGCTTTCTCTTGGAGTTGCAAGTTATTTCACATGAGTCCGGAGATACAGATATTCATGATACAGTAGAAAATCTTATCATCCTAGCAAACAACATCTTGTCTTCTAATGGG AATATAACAGAATCTGGATGCAAAGAATGTGAGGaactagaggaaaaaaatattaaagaatttttGCAGAGTTTTGTACATATtgtccaaatgttcatcaacactTCTTGA